A segment of the Myripristis murdjan chromosome 20, fMyrMur1.1, whole genome shotgun sequence genome:
TTAGGACCTACTCGGCCGAAGCTCCAAGCCGAAATGTGGCATAAACACCGTGcaggcctctgattggacgccgtgcaggcctctgattggacgccgtgcaggcctctgattggacgccgtgcaggcctctgattggacgCCGTGCAGGCCATTGATTGGACGCCGTGcaggcctctgattggacgCCGTGCAGGCCTCCGATTGGACGCCGTGCAGGCCATTGATTGGACGCCGTGCAGGCCTCCGATTggacgccgtgcaggccaccgATTGGatgccgtgcaggccactgattggacgccgtgcaggccactgattggacgccgtgcaggcctctgattggacgCCGTGCAGGCCATTGATTGGACGCCGTGcaggcctctgattggacgccgtgcaggccactgattggacgccgtgcaggccactgattggacgccgtgcaggcctctgattggacgccgtgcaggcctctgattggacgCCGTGCAGGCCTCTGATTAGACGCCGTGcaggcctctgattggacgCCGCGcaggcctctgattggacggggagcgacgacacatgagagcgactccttcacgaaaaccaaacccggcattttaaaaggaaacagcagcagcgagCTCATTGATCGTCACTGAAgctggcaaagtcggaaaacgGCGAGCAAACCGGCACCGCGGTCacatgaagaggtggagacttttctgtgcttgggggcggggccacgttgctatgacgactccacccacagcGAGGTGGGACTCAACTGTAACGGAAAACGACCGAAACCGAGTCGAGGCGAGTCGGTGCTCGTGGAAAAACGACGTCTGTGACAGtttggctggctgactggcggCGTGCTGAGCTGGTTGCCGGGTTACCTGAGTCTGTTCTCGTCCAGGAAGCTCTTGCCGCACACCTGGCAGGCCAGCTGCTCCCGGTGCCCGTACAGTAAATACTCAAACTTCATGTCTGTGGTCGCCGTCGACCAGCCGGGCGGCTGCTCGTCCTTCACCTCCCCCATGCTGTCTGCGAACGACAGCGTCTGGGTGGCGTGATGCCCCGCCCCCAGGTCTTTAGGCTCCGCCTCCATCTCAGACACAACGTCTTGGTCATAGCAGGTCACCTGCAGAGAAACAGATTTATGATCTATAATCAATGACAGAGTTTGACTTTCCTGctcaaaaacaacacaggtGGAAGTGATGTCCCATCACAGGTACGTGCACTTGACCTGCGGGCTGCACACCTGATGATCCCACCTGTTGGCTTGTCATTGGTTACACAGCCTGGATCAGGCACGGctgctcctgattggctgctggtctctgagcagcagccaatcaggagtcCAGATGTGAAGCATCTCTCCTCCTGATTGTAGTGTCTGCTTccggtcactgtgtgtgtgtgtgtgtgtgtgtgtgcgtgtgcgtgcgagtgtgtgtgtgtgtgtatgtgcgtgtgcgtgtgtgtgtgtgtgtgtgcactcacctTGTGGACGTCCTCATTGGTCAGTTCTTTCAGGATGGCTTCTTGCACACGCAGCGCTGCACTGGGAGACTTATCtagctcctgattggctgaaaccTCCACAAGGTCATCAGTGGTGGGCGGGTCTTCGTGTTCACCGAGCACCtgcacctgacacacacacacacacacacacacacacatatatacagagTGAGGTTCACACCAAGTTCAATAAACATGAACTTTGACCCGGTTTTGTTTCCAAGGAGCCGGAGCGTCAgtcctgctcacacacagccactctgtgtgtgtgtgtgtgtgtgtgtgtgtgtgtgtgtgtgtgtgtgtgtacctcgcTGTCTGCAGCCAGCTGGGCGTCCGGTGGCAGGGCCATCTTCACGATGTCGTATGGaaacttttctttctcctccgaCGACACATCACGTTTCTGAGGACACACAAACGCACCGCtgcattactgtgtgtgtgtgtgtgtgtgtgtgagtgtgtgtgtgtgtgagtgtgtgtgtgtgtgtgcgtgagagtgcatgtgtgtgtgtgagtgtgtgtgtgtgtgtgtatgcgtgagagtgtgtgtgtgtgtgtgtgtgcgtgagagtgtgtgtgtatgagtgtgtgtgtgtgtatgtgtgtgtgtgtgtgagtgtgtgtgtgtgtgtgtgtgtgtgtgtgagtgtgtgtgtgtgtgtgagtgtgtgtgagtgtgtgtgagtgtgtgtgagtgtgtgtgtgtgtgagagtgtgtgtgtgtgtgtgtgagagtgtgtgtgtgtgtgtgtgtgtgtgtgtgtgtgtgtgtgtgtgtgagtgtgtgtgtgtacctgtgagCAGAGCTTGTCCAGGAAGCGGATGCCCAGGATCTGgcctgatgacatcatcaggtTGACGTCTCTCTTCTTGACGGAGATCTTGGCCGTGTACATGTAGTTCAGCACCTCCTCGAAGATGTCTGAACGGATGAAGTCTATCTCTATGACCGAGGAGTTAtccacctgagagacagacaggtgagacaggcaggtgagacaggcaggcgagacagacaggtgagagacaggcaggtgagagacagacaggtgagagacaggcaggtgagagacagacaggtgagagacagacaggtgagagacagacaggtgagacaggcaggtgagagacaggcaggtgagagacagacaggtgagacaggcaggtgagagacagacaggtgagagacagacaggtgagagacagacaggtgagacaggcaggtgagagacagacaggtgagagacagacaggtgagacaggcaggtgagagacaggcaggtgagagacagacaggtgagagacaggcaggtgagagacagacaggtgagagacagacaggtgagacagacaggtgagagacagacaggtgagacagacaggtgagagacaggcaggtgagacagacaggtgagagacagacaggtgagacaggcaggtgagagacagacaggtgagacaggcaggtgagacaggcaggtgagagacagacaggtgagagacagacaggtgagagacaggcaggtgagacaggcaggtgagagacagacagacaggtgagagacagacaggtgagagacagacaggtgagacaggcaggtgagacagacaggtgacacaggcaggtgagagacagacaggggagacaggcacgtgagagacagacaggtgagagacaggcaggtgagacaggcaggtgagagacaggcaggtgagacagacaggtgagacagacaggcaggggagacagacaggtgagacaggcaggtaagagacagacaggggagacaggtaggtgagacaggcaggtgagacagacaggggagacaggcaggtgagagacagacaggtgagacaggcaggcaggtgagagacagaaaggtgagagacagacaggcaggggagacagacaggtgagagacagacaggcaggggagacagacaggtgagagacagacaggtgagacaggcaggcagggagacaggcaggtgagagacagacaggtgagagacagagaggcaggggagacagacaggtgagagacagacaggggaaagacaggcaggtgagagacagacagacaggggagagagagacaggtgagagacagacaggcaggggagacagacaggtgagacagacaggtgagaaaggcaggggagacaggcaggggagagacaggcagggagacagacaggcaggtgagagacagacaggtagggagacagacaggtagggagacagacaggtgagacagacaggtgagacagacaggcagggatacaggcagggagacagacagacaggcaagagacagacaggtgagaaacagacaggtagggagacagacagacaggtgagacagacagacaggtgagacaggcagggagggagacgTGTTGTGTTCGCAGTACTGCGTGTTGTGTTTGGAGTACTGCGTGTTGTGTTTGGAGTACTGCGTGTTGTGCTTGGAGTACTGCGTGTTGTGCTCGCAGTACTgcgtgttgtgttcagggtacTGCGTGTTGTGATCGCAGTACTGCGTGTTGTGCTCGCAGTACTGCGTGTTGTGCTCGCAGTACTgcgtgttgtgttcagggtacTGCGTGTTGTGATCGCAGTACTGCGTGTTGTGCTCGGAGTACTGCGTGTTGTGTTCGCAGTACTGCGTGTTGTGTTCGGAGTACTGCGTGTTGTGTTCGGAGTACTGCGTGTTGTGTTCGCAGTACTGCGTGTTGTGTTCAGGTACCTCGTGTTTCTTGAAGAGCTTCTTGAAGTAGTTGGAGCAGGCGGCGAGCACGCAGCGGTGAGCGCGGAACTTGACGTCCTCGACGACCACGGCGATGTCGCAGTGCTCGCCCTCCAGACGCTGCTCGTTCAGCAGCTTCAGGAAGATGCTCTTATGCTCATCATCAACGTACTTCACTGTCTCCGCCAtctgcagcgcacacacacacacacacacacacacacacacacatcccagtGAGGAAATAACACATCATTAGTACTGTGCTGTCGCTGCTGACAGTTAGTTGTAGGCAAttaattagtgtgtgtgtgtgtgtgtgtgtgtgtgtgtgtgtgtgtgtgtgtgtgtgtgtggacagatcAGAGTGTTTATTGTGTCCCAGGTGTCATGGCAGTGTTTGATCCGtggttgtgtgtggtgtgtgcgtgtgtgtgtgcctgttgcAGGTGAGGGTGTCTCACGGCCCTAACAGCTAGCTGGCCTGCTGTGTTTCCATGGTTACCAGGCTGCTGTGTCAGTGCCTTGCTCGGCGGCTGCGGCAGGGCAGCTGCGTCCCTCCGTGCTCTCCGCCGCCAGGAGTTCATGTTGCTGGCTACCGCGGGCACACGCACCGGTGCGTGTGCACGCGCGTTGCCATTCCCAAACAAACGGTGAGCCGCGAGCGGACGGCAGGCTAACGGTTAGCCTCCCGGAGCCTCCCGGAGCCTCTCACCGCCACCTGCCGGCTTCCGCTCCGTTTGCACACCGACTGCGCCGCGGGTCCCGGCCGGAGACAGGAGCCCCGCGGCCGGGGAGCGAGCTGCCCCTCCGGCCGCCACCCGAGCAGCTCCAGCCCGGCGCCGCGGTGTGTTAGCCGGGATGCTAGCGGGGCAGGGCAGGCGGCTAGCATGCTAACCTCCCGGCTCATGGTAATAAGGTTGCGGGGTGTCGGCGCGGTGTTGGCCGGGGCCGTGTCGCTGCGGCTCGGTGCGGGGGGACGGGCTCGCTGCCTGCGGGGCTTCGGCGGTGATTTCGGACCGACTCGGTGTTTTCATGGCGGCGGGAGGGAGCCGCCGGCCCGGGCAGCGCGTGCCGCGGGCTGCAGTCAAAATGGCGTTACGGAAGAGCTCGGCGTCAGCCCGGCAGAGGGTCCCGGGTAAAGCCGCCGGGCGGGGAAACCGGAGCGGGACCGGAGCGGGGGGGCCGCGGGCTCCGAGCCGCTCCGGTCCCGCTCCCCCTCCGCCGTCCTCGGGACCGCCGCTCAGGCACGCGAGCAGCGGCGCCGCGGCCTCGCAACACGAACGAGAACAGCTCGAGCAGCCATGAACGGCCGGGGCTCGAGAGCGCGCAGCATCCCCCGTAAACACCGCGGGCCCGGGGCCCCGAGCGGCCGCGCGGCGGCGGGAGCGGCGTCTTACCGTCAGGCCGGAGCCGGGCTCTCCTCGGCGGGCTGCTGGCTGCCTGTCGGCGGCTCCGGGGCCACGAACTCACTTTGTCCGGTTGCGGTGCTGAGGACGAGCACAGGGCGGAAGGCCGCGCTTTGCGCCAGCACGCACACTGCAGGAGCACGCAGGCAGCGAGAGGGAGCACTCGGGCCCACGCATGCGCACTCCCGTGGCTCAGGAAAAAGCTTTGTTTTGTCCAGAAAGCTGCATTTTATGAAATATTTCTTACCTTCCTTGTATTCAGTATTTTCTGAGCGAAGAGCAGCCCGTCATCAAAACCAGTCATGTTTCACTGCAGCAGGCAAACCTCTGtcgctgcctgtctctctgtctgtctgtctctctgtctgtctgtctgtctgtttatttgtttgtttgtttgtttgacttaAGCATAACCACGGTCATTCTATGGTGAAGCATGTTGTGCAGTATTAAGGCCAGTTAATGCTAACCACGCTAATATCTCATTTTAACTGTCTCATTATAACATCTGTCTAACGttagtgtttcatatttcatatttaattaaACTAATAAGTTTACAcatttgttgctgtgtttttaatatAGAGATGCTTTGTGAAAAATAAGGCCTATTTTTAGTTAATAGTAGTTTTTAATATTCCATCTTGTGTATTGATTAATTAGATTAGTtctaatttttaatatttaa
Coding sequences within it:
- the zbtb14 gene encoding zinc finger and BTB domain-containing protein 14 isoform X2, giving the protein MAETVKYVDDEHKSIFLKLLNEQRLEGEHCDIAVVVEDVKFRAHRCVLAACSNYFKKLFKKHEVDNSSVIEIDFIRSDIFEEVLNYMYTAKISVKKRDVNLMMSSGQILGIRFLDKLCSQKRDVSSEEKEKFPYDIVKMALPPDAQLAADSEVQVLGEHEDPPTTDDLVEVSANQELDKSPSAALRVQEAILKELTNEDVHKVTCYDQDVVSEMEAEPKDLGAGHHATQTLSFADSMGEVKDEQPPGWSTATTDMKFEYLLYGHREQLACQVCGKSFLDENRLRKHEKLHSAERPFVCEICSKAFTTHAHLKEHLKIHTGFKPYRCDACGKSFIRAPDLKKHERVHSNERPFACQMCDKAFKHKSHLKDHERRHRGEKPFVCSSCTKAFAKASDLKRHENNMHSDRKQLNPLQSDTETLQAAAMAAEEQQLENMSCS
- the zbtb14 gene encoding zinc finger and BTB domain-containing protein 14 isoform X1, which codes for MTGFDDGLLFAQKILNTRKMAETVKYVDDEHKSIFLKLLNEQRLEGEHCDIAVVVEDVKFRAHRCVLAACSNYFKKLFKKHEVDNSSVIEIDFIRSDIFEEVLNYMYTAKISVKKRDVNLMMSSGQILGIRFLDKLCSQKRDVSSEEKEKFPYDIVKMALPPDAQLAADSEVQVLGEHEDPPTTDDLVEVSANQELDKSPSAALRVQEAILKELTNEDVHKVTCYDQDVVSEMEAEPKDLGAGHHATQTLSFADSMGEVKDEQPPGWSTATTDMKFEYLLYGHREQLACQVCGKSFLDENRLRKHEKLHSAERPFVCEICSKAFTTHAHLKEHLKIHTGFKPYRCDACGKSFIRAPDLKKHERVHSNERPFACQMCDKAFKHKSHLKDHERRHRGEKPFVCSSCTKAFAKASDLKRHENNMHSDRKQLNPLQSDTETLQAAAMAAEEQQLENMSCS